Proteins from one Ovis aries strain OAR_USU_Benz2616 breed Rambouillet chromosome 12, ARS-UI_Ramb_v3.0, whole genome shotgun sequence genomic window:
- the PERM1 gene encoding PGC-1 and ERR-induced regulator in muscle protein 1 — protein MENFQYSIQLSDQDWAEFSAATEECGLLQAGLASGDEPLSSDTDQRDSSGSSPPGPSPFLEGQLAPGGSSWPSFEEEDKAAIRQLVSRSWHEPMLAPEACQQTPSTSARSEARLSLSSGATPLIQGSSLPGPVSSRDEMQRLLQGPAPRGPAPAPAGEPAGSPESPGHSAAPQRSPGSPGAPPRSPGRKKRRTAGTKAGGRSGGPGPAPTQLGSPLLTEAKPEDSLSPAGSRGKGLPAGAAKQTAGTGPESAGAPEQVARQQPGVDLPTSVPTTEQGADRLGMSPRAEPCAASMSDPGAPLDVTMKSDVALSTPASKPQPDESQSTPASKPQPDEPQSTSAFNAQPNEPQSTPTFSPQPDEPQSTPAFKPQPDEPQSTPTLNVQPKEPQSTPTFSPQPDEPQSTPAFKPQPDEPQSTPASKPQPDEPQSTPTSEPQPDEPQSTLTFKPRLDVDLLVPGPVVQPEVDSSMPASKAVPCTALPHRVLEAGSDVGVSTPPAPTPQAGPDMVEAEVVPVAKLGLSPVWSLEGHQQKPRGEPSIDAPGHHTGEPPLGPIQAPRKKKVRFSMAVPSSEEPWSGEVSGPPSPATAPRMASGGHRGSGAWDSVAVGPRSPQPRILKHLPPPAPSASMGPGPRSCFAVTLPEAYDFFFCDTIEEEDEEAEGAAEAAQAPAEVQWPDVCEFFFQDSQIQRSRHQEGRSQAPPLQAGPVLAPPPGDPMPISIPEAYEHFLEEDRSGGTLGPAALLQTQVTEPPRSVLWGVGTGAPPESSPATVEQLTLAIREAVAPRGPLTSFTFSQKDMCMVFVAFATWAVRTSDLHAPDAWKTVLLANIGTVSAIRYFRRQVERGRHSRSRSPSPSSSPSP, from the exons GCAGGTCTTGGCATGAGCCCATGCTGGCCCCAGAGGCCTGTCAGCAGACGCCCAGCACGTCCGCACGGTCAGAAGCTCGGCTGTCCCTCAGCTCTGGTGCCACCCCTCTCATCCAGGGCTCATCCCTCCCGGGGCCAGTGTCTTCCAGAGACGAGATGCAGAGGCTTCTACAGGGGCCAGCCCCCCGGGGCCCTGCCCCTGCTCCCGCTGGTGAGCCCGCTGGGAGTCCTGAGTCCCCTGGCCACAGTGCTGCCCCCCAGAGGTCCCCTGGCAGCCCTGGAGCCCCGCCAAGAAGCCCTGGCCGAAAGAAGAGGCGCACTGCAGGCACCAAAGCGGGTGGGCGTTCCGGTGGCCCAGGCCCTGCTCCCACCCAGCTGGGTTCCCCACTGCTCACAGAGGCCAAGCCTGAGGACAGCCTCAGCCCTGCTGGGTCCAGGGGGAAGGGTCTCCCGGCAGGAGCAGCAAAGCAGACAGCAGGAACTGGGCCAGAGTCTGCAGGAGCCCCCGAGCAGGTGGCCAGACAACAGCCAGGTGTGGATCTGCCTACGTCTGTCCCTACTACTGAGCAGGGAGCAGACCGACTTGGAATGAGCCCCAGAGCTGAGCCATGCGCTGCGTCCATGTCTGACCCAGGGGCTCCTCTAGACGTCACCATGAAGTCAGACGTGGCTCTATCCACACCTGCCTCCAAACCTCAACCTGATGAGTCTCAGTCTACACCTGCCTCCAAGCCTCAACCTGATGAACCTCAGTCTACATCCGCCTTCAACGCTCAACCTAATGAGCCTCAGTCCACACCCACCTTCAGTCCTCAACCCGATGAACCTCAGTCTACACCTGCCTTCAAGCCTCAACCCGATGAACCTCAGTCTACACCCACCCTCAACGTTCAACCCAAAGAGCCTCAGTCCACACCCACCTTCAGTCCTCAACCCGATGAGCCTCAGTCTACACCTGCCTTCAAGCCTCAACCCGATGAGCCTCAGTCTACACCTGCCTCCAAACCTCAACCCGATGAGCCTCAGTCTACACCCACCTCTGAACCTCAACCCGATGAGCCTCAGTCTACACTCACCTTCAAGCCTAGACTGGATGTGGACCTGCTTGTGCCGGGCCCAGTGGTCCAGCCAGAGGTGGATTCATCTATGCCTGCCTCAAAGGCTGTACCATGCACAGCTCTGCCTCACCGTGTGCTCGAGGCTGGGTCTGATGTGGGTGTGTCTACACCACCTGCTCCCACACCCCAGGCTGGGCCTGACATGGTGGAAGCAGAGGTTGTTCCTGTGGCCAAGCTGGGTTTGAGCCCTGTTTGGTCTTTAGAGGGGCACCAACAGAAGCCCAGAGGGGAGCCCTCAATAGATGCCCCTGGACACCACACTGGGGAGCCCCCTCTAGGCCCCATCCAAGCACCCAGGAAGAAGAAAGTGCGATTCTCCATGGCTGTGCCCAGCTCCGAAGAGCCATGGTCAGGAGAGGTCTCAGGCCCACCCTCTCCGGCCACAGCCCCCAGGATGGCATCTGGGGGCCACAGAGGTTCTGGAGCCTGGGACTCTGTGGCAGTTGGGCCCCGGAGCCCCCAGCCTCGGATTCTGAAGCACCTGCCCCCGCCTGCCCCCTCTGCCTCCATGGGGCCAGGGCCCAGGAGCTGCTTTGCAGTGACCCTCCCGGAAGCCTATGACTTCTTCTTTTGTGACACCATTGAGGAGGAGGACGAAGAGGctgagggggcagcagaggctgcCCAGGCTCCAGCTGAAGTCCAGTGGCCGGATGTATGTGAGTTCTTCTTCCAAGACAGCCAAATCCAGAGGTCGAGGCACCAGGAGGGCCgctcccaggccccacccctacAGGCTGGGCCTGTGCTGGCCCCTCCACCTGGAGACCCCATGCCAATCTCCATCCCTGAGGCATATGAACACTTCCTCGAGGAGGACAGGTCAGGGGGCACCCTGGGGCCAGCCGCCCTTCTCCAGACGCAGGTCACAGAGCCCCCCAGGTCAGTCCTCTGGGGAGTGGGGACTGGCGCCCCACCGGAGTCTAGCCCAGCCACAGTGGAACAGCTCACCctggccatcagggaagcag TGGCACCCCGCGGTCCCCTCACCTCGTTCACCTTCAGCCAGAAAGACATGTGCATGGTGTTCGTAGCCTTTGCTACCTGGGCTGTGAGAACGTCAGACCTGCACGCCCCAGATGCCTGGAAAACAG TGCTGCTGGCCAACATTGGCACCGTCTCTGCCATCCGATATTTCCGCCGGCAGGTGGAGCGGGGGCGCCACAGCCGTAGtcgcagccccagccccagctctaGCCCCAGCCCCTAG